One part of the Candidatus Methylomirabilota bacterium genome encodes these proteins:
- the mreD gene encoding rod shape-determining protein MreD has product MRLPFYFLAIGGGTLVQSTVVPVFSVAGVVPDLPVILVVLLALRRGPEVGCVTGFALGLAQDAVAGGPLGLHALSKAIVGFVAGDLPRWCLVSNPLVPIMAAVFATVLDGGLRFAVLQLFHYPAAFTELFGRVILPQAAYNGLLAAVVGVLPVLRPRQ; this is encoded by the coding sequence GTGAGGCTGCCGTTCTACTTCCTGGCCATCGGGGGGGGCACGCTCGTCCAGAGCACGGTGGTTCCCGTGTTCTCCGTGGCCGGCGTGGTCCCCGATCTGCCGGTCATCCTCGTCGTGCTGCTCGCGCTGCGGCGCGGTCCGGAGGTCGGATGCGTCACCGGCTTCGCGCTGGGGCTTGCCCAGGACGCGGTGGCCGGCGGGCCGCTCGGGCTGCACGCCCTTTCCAAGGCGATCGTCGGATTCGTCGCCGGTGACCTCCCGCGCTGGTGCCTCGTCTCGAACCCGCTGGTCCCGATCATGGCGGCGGTCTTCGCCACGGTCCTGGACGGCGGCCTCCGCTTCGCGGTGCTCCAGCTCTTCCACTATCCGGCGGCGTTCACCGAGCTCTTCGGCCGCGTGATCCTGCCTCAGGCGGCGTACAACGGCCTCCTGGCCGCGGTGGTCGGGGTCCTGCCGGTCCTGCGGCCGCGCCAGTGA
- a CDS encoding rod shape-determining protein, with product MLFNAIAGFFSNDMAVDLGTANTLVYVKGEGIVLNEPSIVAIHQADNTVLAVGKEAKAMLGRTPGNIVAIRPLKDGVIADFDVTEKMLGYFIRRVHKRRALVRPRIVIGVPSGITQVEKRAVRDSAMQAGAREVYLIEEPMAAAIGAGMPITEPGGNMIVDIGGGTTEVAVISLSGIVYSRSVRIAGDEMDEAIVQYIRKNYNLLVGERRAEEIKIKLGSAYPMEGERRTVEVKGRDLIDGIPKTIVIGDDEIREALREPIMTIVDAVRTALERTPPELAADIVDKGIVLTGGGALLKGLDLLLRQETNLPITVADDPLSCVALGTGKVLDELDLLKKVAIPT from the coding sequence ATGTTATTCAACGCTATTGCGGGCTTTTTCTCGAACGACATGGCTGTTGACCTGGGGACCGCCAATACCCTCGTCTACGTCAAGGGCGAGGGCATCGTGTTGAACGAGCCCTCCATCGTGGCGATTCACCAGGCGGACAACACCGTGCTCGCCGTCGGGAAGGAAGCCAAGGCGATGCTCGGCCGGACTCCCGGCAACATCGTCGCCATCCGGCCGCTCAAGGACGGCGTCATCGCCGACTTCGACGTCACCGAGAAGATGCTCGGCTACTTCATCCGGCGGGTCCACAAGCGCCGCGCGCTCGTCCGTCCGCGGATCGTCATCGGCGTCCCATCGGGCATCACCCAGGTCGAGAAGCGGGCGGTCCGCGACTCCGCCATGCAGGCCGGCGCCCGGGAGGTGTACCTCATCGAGGAGCCGATGGCGGCCGCCATCGGCGCGGGCATGCCCATCACGGAGCCCGGCGGGAACATGATCGTGGACATCGGCGGGGGAACCACCGAGGTGGCGGTCATCTCCCTGTCGGGCATCGTCTACTCCCGCTCGGTCCGGATCGCCGGCGACGAGATGGACGAGGCCATCGTCCAGTACATCCGGAAGAATTACAACCTCCTGGTCGGAGAGCGCCGGGCCGAGGAGATCAAGATCAAGCTCGGCTCCGCCTACCCCATGGAAGGGGAGCGCCGGACCGTGGAGGTGAAGGGCCGGGATCTGATCGACGGCATCCCGAAGACGATCGTCATCGGGGACGACGAGATCCGGGAGGCCCTGCGCGAGCCGATCATGACGATCGTCGATGCCGTCCGGACGGCGCTCGAGCGCACGCCGCCCGAGCTGGCCGCGGACATCGTCGACAAGGGGATCGTGCTGACCGGCGGCGGGGCGCTGCTCAAGGGGCTCGATCTCCTGCTCCGGCAGGAGACGAATCTGCCGATCACGGTCGCGGACGACCCGCTTTCGTGCGTGGCGTTGGGGACGGGAAAGGTGCTGGATGAGCTCGATCTGCTGAAGAAGGTCGCGATCCCGACCTGA
- a CDS encoding di-heme oxidoredictase family protein: MKRRLRDLAFAFLLAGTGLLGTGAPAAGAEGFGGPLPGLPAPLRVAFRFGQARFGRVETPATGLGPVFNGRSCLECHSHPAPGGTGVGPETRVVRFGSHSPGRPFDPLTGLGGPTLQRHSVAGEVPGCHLAGEVVPPEANVVGLRQPPPLFGIGLMEAIPASTILAHADPDDVNGDGIAGRPNLVGGRLGRFGWKAAEPGLLGFVGLALRNELGVTNFLFRDELPPQGQPIPPGCKLTRDPEDQGARLVGLYAFLAYLAPPPRGPLSPVVLRGERRFAEVGCAGCHIPTLRTGLHPVAALRQRDVPLYSDLLTHYMGEPLNDGIPEGRAGGGRWRTAPLWGLRVRTRFLHDARAASLLEAIQLHAGEAREVRRRFFGLSAADRTDLLAFLQSL, translated from the coding sequence ATGAAGCGGCGCCTGCGGGACCTCGCGTTCGCCTTCTTGCTGGCGGGAACCGGCCTGCTCGGGACCGGCGCGCCCGCCGCCGGGGCCGAGGGGTTCGGCGGGCCGTTGCCCGGGTTGCCGGCGCCGCTCCGGGTGGCCTTCCGCTTCGGGCAGGCACGGTTCGGCCGGGTAGAGACGCCGGCGACCGGTCTCGGCCCCGTGTTCAACGGGCGAAGCTGCCTCGAGTGTCATTCGCACCCCGCCCCCGGGGGGACCGGGGTGGGACCCGAGACCCGGGTCGTCCGGTTCGGGAGCCATTCGCCCGGGCGGCCGTTCGACCCCTTGACGGGCCTGGGGGGCCCGACGCTCCAGCGCCACAGTGTGGCCGGCGAGGTGCCCGGGTGCCATCTGGCCGGCGAGGTGGTGCCGCCGGAGGCCAACGTCGTCGGGCTCCGCCAGCCGCCGCCGCTGTTCGGGATCGGCCTCATGGAGGCCATCCCCGCCTCGACGATTCTGGCCCACGCCGACCCCGACGACGTGAACGGCGACGGGATCGCCGGGCGCCCGAACCTGGTCGGGGGGCGACTCGGCCGGTTCGGCTGGAAGGCGGCCGAGCCGGGGCTGCTCGGCTTCGTCGGCCTGGCCCTGCGGAACGAGCTCGGGGTGACGAACTTCCTCTTCCGCGACGAGCTGCCGCCCCAGGGCCAGCCCATCCCGCCCGGGTGCAAGCTGACGCGTGACCCCGAGGACCAGGGCGCGCGCCTGGTCGGGCTCTACGCCTTCCTCGCCTATCTGGCGCCGCCGCCGCGCGGGCCGCTCTCGCCGGTGGTGCTCCGCGGGGAGCGGCGCTTCGCCGAGGTCGGCTGCGCGGGCTGCCACATCCCCACGCTGCGCACCGGACTGCACCCCGTCGCGGCGCTCAGGCAGCGAGACGTCCCGCTCTACTCGGACCTGCTCACCCATTACATGGGCGAGCCGCTCAACGACGGAATCCCCGAAGGGCGGGCCGGCGGGGGGCGATGGCGGACGGCGCCGCTCTGGGGGCTCCGCGTGCGCACGCGCTTTCTCCACGACGCGCGGGCGGCGAGCCTCCTGGAGGCGATCCAGCTCCACGCGGGCGAGGCGCGGGAGGTCCGCCGGCGCTTCTTCGGGCTGTCGGCTGCCGATCGGACCGACCTGCTCGCCTTCCTCCAGTCCCTCTGA
- a CDS encoding 3-isopropylmalate dehydratase small subunit, with amino-acid sequence MTGRVVGRAWTFGDDVNTDAITPGKYLTIRDPAQLAPHVMEGVDPEFARKAQPGDLLVAGKNFGCGSSRETAPAALKAFGLGCVIATSFARIFLRNAVNIGLPILECPAAVQGIRDGDTIEVDVTAGRIVNRTTEVTFEATPFPPFMQELMAAGGLVAFTRRRLGLD; translated from the coding sequence GTGACGGGACGGGTCGTGGGCCGGGCCTGGACGTTCGGCGACGACGTCAACACGGACGCCATCACGCCCGGGAAATACCTCACGATCCGGGACCCCGCCCAGCTCGCGCCGCACGTCATGGAGGGCGTCGACCCGGAGTTCGCCCGCAAGGCCCAGCCCGGGGACCTCCTCGTGGCCGGGAAGAACTTCGGGTGCGGATCATCCCGCGAGACCGCCCCGGCGGCGCTCAAGGCCTTCGGCCTGGGGTGTGTCATCGCGACCTCGTTCGCCCGCATCTTTCTCCGGAACGCCGTGAACATCGGGCTCCCGATTCTCGAGTGTCCGGCGGCGGTCCAGGGGATCCGGGACGGCGACACGATCGAGGTGGACGTCACGGCCGGCCGCATCGTGAACCGAACGACCGAGGTGACATTCGAGGCGACGCCCTTTCCCCCCTTCATGCAGGAGCTGATGGCGGCGGGCGGCCTGGTGGCCTTCACGCGACGCCGACTCGGCCTCGACTGA
- a CDS encoding 3-isopropylmalate dehydratase large subunit has product MGMTITEKILAAHAGKAGVEPGEFVIAKVDVVMGNDGSTAGALPVWRQIGVERVFDPDRVVIVLDHFVPNKDIQAANLLAPVRKWARAQGIRHFFDEGRTGIAHIILPEQGLVGPGDLMVGGDSHSCTNGALGAFATGVGSTDLASVLALGEVWLKVPASQRFVYHGTPPRWVMGKDLILATIGRIGLDGARYQAMEFTGPTIAALSMSERLTMCNMAIEAGGKSGIIAPDEVTLAYVRGRAKRGFSCYASDPDARYAAIHEFDVSGLRPQVAKPFSPDNVGPVDEVAGTPLDQVFLGSCTNGKLEDLRIAAGILRGKKVHPDTRLIVIPASQWIYLQALREGLLEVFAEAGGAVSTPTCGACFGGHMGILGADEVCLSTTNRNFVGRMGHPTAKVYLANPAVAAASAVKGAIASPDEV; this is encoded by the coding sequence ATGGGCATGACCATCACCGAGAAGATTCTGGCGGCCCACGCCGGGAAGGCCGGGGTGGAGCCGGGCGAGTTCGTCATCGCCAAGGTGGACGTGGTGATGGGGAACGACGGCTCGACGGCCGGGGCCCTCCCGGTCTGGCGCCAGATCGGCGTCGAGCGCGTCTTCGATCCCGACCGGGTCGTCATCGTGCTCGACCACTTCGTGCCGAACAAGGACATCCAGGCGGCGAACCTCCTCGCTCCGGTCCGGAAGTGGGCGCGCGCGCAGGGGATCCGCCATTTCTTCGACGAGGGCCGCACGGGCATCGCCCACATCATCCTCCCCGAGCAGGGGCTCGTCGGCCCCGGGGACCTGATGGTCGGCGGGGACTCCCACTCGTGCACCAACGGGGCGCTCGGGGCGTTCGCCACCGGCGTCGGCTCGACCGATCTCGCCTCGGTGCTCGCCCTGGGCGAGGTCTGGCTGAAGGTGCCGGCCTCCCAGAGGTTCGTCTACCACGGGACGCCGCCCCGCTGGGTGATGGGAAAGGACCTGATCCTCGCCACGATCGGCCGCATCGGCCTCGACGGCGCCCGCTACCAGGCGATGGAGTTCACGGGGCCGACCATCGCCGCGCTGTCGATGTCCGAGCGCCTCACGATGTGCAACATGGCGATCGAGGCGGGCGGCAAGTCGGGCATCATCGCGCCCGACGAGGTCACGCTGGCCTACGTGCGCGGCCGGGCCAAGCGCGGCTTTTCGTGCTACGCCTCCGATCCCGACGCCCGCTATGCGGCCATTCACGAGTTCGACGTGTCGGGCCTCCGGCCTCAGGTGGCCAAGCCCTTTTCGCCCGACAACGTCGGCCCCGTCGACGAGGTGGCCGGGACGCCCCTCGATCAGGTCTTCCTGGGCTCCTGTACCAACGGGAAGCTCGAGGACCTCCGGATCGCCGCCGGCATCCTCCGGGGCAAGAAGGTCCACCCCGACACCCGTCTGATCGTGATCCCCGCCAGCCAGTGGATCTATCTCCAGGCTCTTCGGGAGGGGCTCCTCGAGGTGTTCGCCGAAGCCGGCGGCGCCGTCTCCACCCCGACGTGCGGGGCCTGCTTCGGAGGCCACATGGGCATCCTGGGGGCGGACGAGGTCTGCCTCTCCACGACCAACCGGAACTTCGTCGGCCGGATGGGCCACCCGACGGCCAAGGTCTACCTCGCCAACCCCGCGGTCGCCGCGGCCAGCGCGGTCAAGGGCGCCATCGCGAGCCCGGACGAGGTCTGA
- the mreC gene encoding rod shape-determining protein MreC, translated as MLEFWLRYRKYTRLLLVLLAAFSLLTLQQVRPGESQWLAEGIAAVTAPVQSAFARMHRGALGLWTTYLEWKGLRLNAERLRIEVTALRLRQLRQDELEAENARLRALLDVRERIAVRTVGAEVVAREWNGFTRGLTINRGRADGLERLAPIIVTAGVVGRVLELRRNSAVIQLLTDPASSIGGVVHRTRAQGLVEGVAGGRLRLKLAAREEGIRPGDLVSTSGMGGLFPKGLPLGRVVQVHPATGLFRLADLEPAVDLAKVEEVLVLPRGMTGDLTSAFSAASGRVGQE; from the coding sequence ATGCTCGAATTTTGGCTGCGCTACCGGAAATACACCCGCCTCCTGCTCGTCCTGCTGGCGGCGTTCTCGCTCCTGACCCTCCAGCAGGTGCGGCCCGGCGAGAGCCAGTGGTTGGCCGAGGGGATCGCCGCCGTCACGGCGCCGGTGCAGTCGGCGTTCGCCCGGATGCATCGGGGAGCCCTCGGCCTCTGGACGACCTACCTCGAATGGAAGGGACTCCGCCTCAACGCCGAGCGACTGCGCATCGAGGTCACCGCCCTTCGCCTGCGCCAGCTCCGCCAGGACGAGCTCGAGGCCGAGAACGCCCGCCTGCGCGCGCTGCTCGACGTGCGGGAGCGGATCGCGGTCCGGACCGTGGGCGCCGAGGTCGTCGCCCGCGAGTGGAACGGATTCACCCGGGGGCTGACGATCAACCGCGGCCGGGCGGACGGGCTCGAGCGCCTGGCGCCCATCATCGTGACCGCCGGCGTCGTCGGGCGCGTGCTGGAGCTTCGGCGCAACTCCGCGGTCATCCAGCTCCTGACCGATCCGGCCTCGAGCATCGGGGGCGTCGTGCACCGGACGCGGGCGCAGGGACTCGTCGAGGGCGTCGCCGGTGGCCGGCTGCGGCTGAAGCTCGCCGCCCGTGAGGAGGGGATCAGGCCCGGCGACCTCGTCTCCACCTCCGGCATGGGCGGCCTCTTCCCGAAGGGGCTGCCGCTCGGCCGCGTCGTTCAGGTCCATCCCGCCACCGGGCTCTTCCGCCTCGCCGATCTCGAGCCGGCCGTCGACCTGGCGAAGGTCGAAGAGGTCCTCGTCCTTCCGCGGGGCATGACGGGCGACCTCACCTCCGCGTTCTCAGCGGCCTCGGGCCGTGTCGGCCAGGAGTAG
- the mrdA gene encoding penicillin-binding protein 2 — translation MSLNRVGLRSQDHRRRLTLLAVVLATGFIGIAVQLANLQILTGDRLAALSEKNRIRLRTVIAPRGILFDRAGLPLVENRPAFTLAVVPRDAGDLPVVLDRLAELLHVPVAELQDRFARVPPDSPWPVRLSRGLSLDEVSRLEEWKLDLPGVTIEVESQRAYPSTRFAAHLLGYVREVSEADLERDRGGRGRLRRGDLVGQSGLERLYDEYLRGRDGAEQIEVDAYGRPIRVLERLEPTAGAHVHTTIDRRIQEAAEQALGPRNGAVVVLDPRNGDVLALVSNPAFPVERFSRPIDRETWLSLVEDPARPLLNRAAQGEYAPGSLFKIIVAAAALQHQVFTPFDRLSCPKEWWFGGRAYHNWQDHDRGALTLLEALKYSCNTFFYQLGLKVGPDRISKTAEAFGLGRPTGSGLLGERPGLVPSPAWKKKALRDKWHAGDTVSLAIGQGLITVTPLQVARFMAAVANGGTVWKPRLVTRVKALDGTALLAESTEAQAKADVAPVVFEFLRQALWAVVNDGGTGKGAMLPGLNIAGKTGTAQTREFKDDADRKRRDGDNAWFAAFAPADDPQVVVVVFAERAGLGGQVAAPIAREIFKAIFLEKVASAGLPG, via the coding sequence GTGAGCCTGAACCGGGTCGGCCTCCGCTCCCAGGATCACCGGCGGCGCCTCACGCTGCTGGCCGTGGTCCTGGCGACGGGCTTCATCGGGATCGCGGTCCAGCTGGCCAACCTCCAGATCCTGACCGGTGACCGCCTGGCGGCCCTGTCGGAGAAGAACCGGATCCGCCTCCGAACCGTCATCGCCCCGCGGGGGATCCTGTTCGACCGGGCGGGGCTGCCGCTCGTCGAGAACCGGCCGGCGTTCACCCTGGCGGTCGTGCCACGCGACGCGGGCGATCTCCCGGTCGTGCTCGACCGGCTGGCCGAGCTCCTCCATGTCCCCGTCGCCGAGCTGCAGGACCGGTTCGCCCGCGTCCCCCCCGACTCCCCCTGGCCCGTGCGGCTCTCCCGGGGGCTCTCGCTCGACGAGGTGTCGCGCCTGGAGGAGTGGAAGCTCGACCTGCCCGGCGTCACCATCGAAGTCGAGTCGCAGCGCGCGTACCCCTCGACCCGCTTCGCCGCCCACCTCCTCGGGTATGTCCGGGAAGTATCGGAGGCCGACCTGGAGCGGGACCGGGGCGGACGCGGGCGGCTCCGGCGGGGCGATCTCGTGGGACAGTCGGGGCTCGAGCGGCTGTACGACGAGTACCTCCGCGGGCGGGACGGCGCGGAGCAGATCGAGGTCGACGCCTATGGCCGGCCGATCCGGGTGCTCGAGCGCCTGGAGCCGACCGCCGGGGCGCACGTCCACACGACGATCGACCGGCGAATCCAGGAGGCGGCCGAGCAGGCGCTGGGGCCCCGGAACGGCGCCGTCGTGGTCCTCGACCCCCGGAACGGAGACGTCCTCGCGCTCGTGTCGAACCCGGCGTTCCCGGTGGAGCGCTTCTCGCGACCCATCGACCGGGAGACCTGGCTCTCGCTGGTCGAGGACCCGGCGCGCCCGCTCCTGAACCGGGCGGCCCAGGGGGAGTACGCGCCGGGCTCGCTGTTCAAGATCATCGTGGCCGCGGCGGCGCTCCAGCATCAGGTATTCACGCCCTTCGACCGGCTCTCGTGCCCGAAGGAGTGGTGGTTCGGCGGGCGGGCCTACCACAACTGGCAGGACCACGACCGCGGGGCCCTCACTCTCTTGGAAGCGCTCAAGTACTCCTGCAACACCTTTTTCTACCAGCTCGGTCTGAAGGTGGGGCCCGATCGGATCTCGAAGACAGCCGAGGCCTTCGGGCTGGGCCGGCCGACCGGGAGCGGGCTCCTCGGGGAGCGGCCCGGTCTCGTGCCCTCGCCGGCGTGGAAGAAGAAGGCGCTCCGGGACAAGTGGCACGCGGGCGATACGGTCAGCCTCGCCATCGGCCAGGGACTGATCACCGTCACGCCGCTGCAGGTGGCGCGCTTCATGGCCGCCGTGGCGAACGGCGGGACGGTGTGGAAGCCACGGCTGGTGACGCGGGTCAAGGCTCTGGACGGGACGGCGCTCCTCGCCGAGTCCACGGAGGCGCAAGCCAAGGCCGACGTAGCGCCGGTCGTCTTCGAGTTCCTGCGGCAGGCGCTGTGGGCGGTGGTGAACGACGGCGGCACCGGCAAGGGCGCCATGCTGCCCGGTCTCAACATCGCGGGCAAGACGGGGACCGCGCAGACGCGCGAGTTCAAGGACGACGCGGACCGGAAGCGCCGCGATGGCGACAACGCGTGGTTCGCCGCGTTCGCGCCGGCCGACGACCCCCAGGTCGTCGTGGTCGTCTTCGCGGAGCGGGCCGGCCTGGGTGGCCAGGTCGCGGCGCCCATCGCCCGGGAGATCTTCAAGGCCATCTTCCTCGAGAAGGTCGCATCGGCCGGACTGCCCGGCTGA